From a single Actinomyces viscosus genomic region:
- a CDS encoding ABC transporter permease: MTAATAPAASNAAAASNAPAPAAVEPMNLKIPVTGVVVLLLQGLMALGAHGTTTFRLTVASDFLQLEDSTLSARLVILTAAGIVAAATAVALVRARGRRRVPTWATAVIGTGFVIAFLAWAGAGRSGVIPLVTILSSALGLSVPLVYGSLAGIIGERSGTINIAIEGQLLGGAFLGAVVASACSNPWMGLVAAPVAGVLVALLLALFGLRYRVNQIVVGVVLNVLVSGLTGFLFSTFLSSSPSLNRALRLPTLAVPVLSRIPIIGPVLFRQTILVYLMYVVVAILSYMLFRSRWGLRLRACGEHPKAADTVGIKVMRTRVVNLALAGALAGLGGAFFTVGSGLSFDNDMTAGNGYIALAAMILGAWRPLGSLGAALLFGFATSVAQTLPVIGSSVSPDIISMIPYIVTILAVAGFVGKVRAPAAEGVPYP, from the coding sequence ATGACCGCCGCAACCGCTCCCGCCGCGTCCAACGCTGCCGCCGCCTCGAACGCTCCCGCACCCGCGGCCGTCGAGCCCATGAACCTCAAGATCCCGGTCACCGGCGTCGTCGTGCTCCTCCTCCAGGGGCTCATGGCACTGGGCGCCCACGGCACGACCACCTTCAGACTCACCGTCGCCTCCGACTTCCTCCAGCTCGAGGACTCTACGCTCAGTGCACGGCTGGTCATCCTCACCGCCGCCGGGATCGTCGCCGCAGCCACCGCCGTCGCCCTCGTGCGGGCCAGAGGCCGCCGCCGGGTCCCCACCTGGGCCACCGCCGTCATCGGCACCGGATTCGTCATCGCCTTCCTGGCCTGGGCCGGCGCCGGGCGCAGCGGCGTTATCCCCCTGGTGACCATCCTGTCCTCAGCGCTGGGACTGAGCGTCCCGCTCGTCTACGGCTCGCTCGCCGGGATCATTGGGGAGCGCTCGGGCACCATCAACATCGCCATCGAGGGCCAGCTCCTGGGCGGGGCCTTCCTGGGCGCCGTCGTCGCCTCGGCCTGCTCCAACCCGTGGATGGGACTGGTGGCCGCACCCGTGGCCGGGGTCCTCGTGGCACTCCTGCTGGCCCTGTTCGGCCTGCGCTACCGGGTCAACCAGATCGTCGTCGGCGTCGTCCTCAACGTGCTGGTCTCAGGACTGACCGGCTTCCTGTTCTCCACCTTCCTGTCCTCCAGCCCCAGCCTCAACCGGGCCCTGCGCCTGCCCACCCTGGCGGTGCCGGTCCTGTCCCGGATCCCGATCATCGGGCCGGTCCTCTTCCGGCAGACGATCCTCGTCTACCTCATGTACGTGGTCGTGGCGATCCTGTCCTACATGCTCTTCCGCTCCCGCTGGGGACTGCGGCTGCGGGCCTGCGGGGAGCACCCCAAGGCCGCCGACACCGTCGGCATCAAGGTCATGCGCACCCGCGTGGTCAACCTCGCCCTGGCCGGGGCGCTGGCGGGACTGGGCGGCGCCTTCTTCACCGTCGGCTCGGGCCTGTCCTTCGACAACGACATGACCGCCGGCAACGGCTACATCGCCCTGGCCGCCATGATCCTGGGAGCCTGGCGGCCCCTGGGGTCCCTGGGGGCGGCGCTGCTCTTCGGCTTCGCCACCTCCGTGGCCCAGACCCTGCCGGTCATCGGCAGCTCGGTGTCCCCGGACATCATCTCCATGATCCCTTACATCGTCACGATCCTGGCGGTGGCCGGATTCGTGGGCAAGGTGCGCGCGCCCGCCGCCGAGGGGGTGCCCTACCCGTGA
- a CDS encoding cytidine deaminase, with protein sequence MTRTDALRAADLSDADWRALNALAVEAMTRAYAPYSRFKVGAAALVDDGRLVSGCNVENAGYGVTLCAECGLVSELVRTGGGRLVAFACVDADGRACAPCGRCRQLLSEHAADGMVLAMPSGMMTIDEVLPDRFGAADVERVVGQQG encoded by the coding sequence GTGACAAGGACCGATGCCCTGAGAGCCGCAGACCTGAGCGACGCCGACTGGCGGGCGCTCAACGCCCTCGCCGTCGAGGCCATGACCCGCGCCTACGCCCCCTACTCCCGATTCAAGGTCGGCGCCGCCGCCCTGGTCGACGACGGTCGCCTCGTCTCGGGCTGCAACGTGGAGAACGCCGGCTACGGCGTCACCCTGTGCGCCGAGTGCGGGCTCGTCTCCGAGCTCGTCCGCACCGGGGGCGGCCGCCTCGTCGCCTTCGCCTGCGTGGACGCCGACGGCCGGGCCTGCGCACCGTGCGGACGCTGCCGCCAGCTCCTGAGCGAGCACGCCGCCGACGGTATGGTGCTGGCCATGCCCTCGGGGATGATGACCATCGACGAGGTCCTGCCCGACCGCTTCGGCGCCGCCGACGTCGAACGCGTCGTCGGCCAGCAGGGCTGA
- a CDS encoding thymidine phosphorylase, translating to MTAPSTSAPAAPQAVEPFDAVDVIAAKRDGAALSDAQIDWVVDAYTRGVVAEEQMSALAMAIYLRGMSRAETARWTGAMIASGQRMDFSGLTRPTADKHSTGGVGDKITLPLAPLVAVFGVSVPQLSGRGLGHTGGTLDKMESIPGWRADLTGEEILAMLDAGGPGAVICAAGAGLAPADKRLYALRDTTATVSCVPLIASSIMSKKIAEGTGALVLDVKVGSGAFMKEIDQARELASTMVALGTDAGVTTRALLTDMSTPLGLTAGNALEVAESLEVLAGGGPADVVDLTVALALEMCDAAGSPVGEDQARAALADGRAMDVWRDMVRRQGGDPQAPLPQAPETETVTAPADGVLTTLDALAVGVAAWRLGAGRARKEDPVQAVAGVTMHAKPGDPVRAGQPLLTLHTATPERFERAREALAGGIVISQAGSPQAADAVARRERGVVLERIG from the coding sequence GTGACCGCCCCCTCCACGAGCGCCCCCGCCGCACCGCAGGCCGTCGAGCCCTTCGACGCCGTCGACGTCATCGCCGCCAAGCGCGACGGCGCCGCCCTGAGCGACGCCCAGATCGACTGGGTCGTGGACGCCTACACCCGCGGCGTCGTGGCCGAGGAGCAGATGAGCGCCCTGGCCATGGCCATCTACCTGCGCGGCATGAGCCGGGCCGAGACCGCCCGCTGGACCGGCGCCATGATCGCCTCCGGGCAGCGCATGGACTTCTCCGGCCTGACCCGTCCGACGGCGGACAAGCACTCCACCGGGGGAGTGGGGGACAAGATCACCCTGCCGCTGGCGCCGCTCGTGGCCGTCTTCGGCGTGAGCGTCCCCCAGCTGTCCGGGCGCGGGCTCGGGCACACCGGTGGCACCCTGGACAAGATGGAGTCCATCCCCGGCTGGCGGGCCGATCTCACTGGCGAGGAGATCCTGGCCATGCTCGACGCCGGCGGCCCCGGAGCCGTCATCTGCGCCGCCGGAGCGGGCCTGGCCCCCGCCGACAAGCGCCTCTACGCCCTGCGCGACACCACCGCCACCGTCTCCTGCGTGCCCCTCATCGCCTCCTCGATCATGTCCAAGAAGATCGCCGAGGGCACCGGCGCCCTCGTCCTGGACGTCAAGGTCGGCTCGGGCGCCTTCATGAAGGAGATCGACCAGGCTCGCGAGCTCGCCTCCACCATGGTGGCCCTGGGCACCGACGCCGGTGTGACCACCCGCGCCCTGCTCACCGACATGTCCACCCCGCTCGGGCTCACCGCCGGCAACGCCCTCGAGGTCGCCGAGTCCCTCGAGGTGCTCGCCGGAGGGGGACCGGCCGACGTCGTCGACCTCACCGTCGCCCTGGCCCTGGAGATGTGCGACGCCGCCGGCAGCCCCGTGGGGGAGGACCAGGCCCGCGCCGCCCTGGCCGACGGCCGTGCCATGGACGTCTGGCGCGACATGGTCCGCCGCCAGGGAGGGGACCCGCAGGCGCCCCTGCCGCAGGCGCCGGAGACCGAGACCGTCACCGCCCCGGCCGACGGCGTCCTGACCACCCTGGACGCCCTCGCCGTCGGGGTCGCCGCCTGGCGCCTGGGAGCCGGACGCGCCCGCAAGGAGGACCCGGTCCAGGCCGTCGCCGGCGTCACCATGCACGCCAAGCCCGGGGACCCGGTGCGCGCCGGGCAGCCGCTGCTCACCCTGCACACCGCCACCCCCGAGCGCTTCGAGCGTGCCCGGGAGGCGCTCGCGGGCGGCATCGTCATCTCTCAGGCCGGTTCCCCTCAGGCGGCCGACGCCGTCGCCCGCCGTGAGCGCGGCGTCGTCCTGGAGCGAATCGGATGA
- the deoC gene encoding deoxyribose-phosphate aldolase, giving the protein MTTRARIACLIDHTLLKPEATAAQVEALIAEAAALGTYSVCVSPSLLPLDLPDGLHLATVCGFPSGAHATAVKAAEAADAVAKGAEEIDMVVNLRLVKEGDLDGVEADIRGVREACPGAVLKVIIESAALTDEAIVATCRAAEAAGADFVKTSTGFHPAGGASTHAVALMRATVGDRLGVKASGGIRTAADALAMVEAGASRLGLSASTAVLEGLDD; this is encoded by the coding sequence ATGACCACGCGCGCCCGGATCGCCTGCCTCATCGACCACACCCTCCTCAAGCCCGAGGCCACCGCCGCCCAGGTCGAGGCACTCATCGCCGAGGCCGCAGCCCTGGGCACCTACAGCGTGTGCGTCTCCCCGAGCCTGCTCCCGCTGGACCTGCCGGACGGCCTGCACCTGGCCACCGTCTGCGGCTTCCCCTCCGGCGCTCACGCCACCGCCGTCAAGGCCGCCGAGGCCGCCGACGCCGTCGCCAAGGGGGCCGAGGAGATCGATATGGTCGTCAACCTCCGCCTCGTCAAGGAGGGTGACCTCGACGGCGTCGAGGCCGATATCCGCGGCGTGCGCGAGGCCTGCCCGGGCGCCGTCCTCAAGGTCATCATTGAGTCCGCCGCCCTCACTGACGAGGCGATCGTCGCCACCTGCCGCGCCGCTGAGGCCGCCGGAGCCGACTTCGTCAAGACCTCCACCGGCTTCCACCCCGCCGGCGGCGCCTCCACCCACGCCGTCGCCCTCATGCGCGCCACCGTGGGCGACCGCCTCGGCGTCAAGGCCTCCGGCGGCATCCGCACCGCCGCAGACGCCCTCGCCATGGTCGAGGCCGGAGCCAGCCGCCTGGGACTGTCCGCCTCTACCGCCGTTCTGGAGGGACTGGACGACTGA
- a CDS encoding metal ABC transporter substrate-binding protein, which yields MSRRSVAALACLTLSLPALAACGGGSTSAEAPGTVKAVASTTQICDYITQLATSDASSELSFDRTGADGKTQHFGADAAKATSRLKLTCLLAPNASAHEHDMTTAQSKALSEADLFFISGVDLEHFLDSAVDSTGFKGTMVVTSGVAGAADVDDLAAQQKKEEDKPYKVDRGSAKVEVAKWPFPAEEGESEPEFRFDPHVWTSPKNAIVQVTNIGAALEKAAPDQASVFHSHVDAYVARLKKLDEWAASSLNSVPQDKRVLFTSHDAFGYFSNEFGVKFEGAALSDFNAQQDATADKIQETADKVKASGAVAIFAENSNNPKSVQKVAEVAGVKAVIGDEALYGDSLGTPGSDGETYIGSILHNVSNLTKAWGGTVTEIPADLAQWTPKASDVK from the coding sequence ATGAGTCGCCGCAGCGTCGCGGCACTCGCCTGCCTCACCCTGTCCCTCCCGGCTCTGGCTGCCTGCGGAGGCGGCTCGACCTCCGCCGAGGCGCCGGGAACGGTCAAGGCGGTGGCCTCCACCACCCAGATCTGCGACTACATCACCCAGCTCGCCACCTCGGATGCCTCCAGCGAGCTCTCCTTCGACCGCACCGGTGCGGACGGCAAGACCCAGCACTTCGGCGCCGACGCTGCCAAGGCCACGTCCCGCCTCAAGCTCACCTGCCTGCTGGCCCCCAACGCCTCCGCGCACGAGCACGACATGACCACGGCCCAGTCCAAGGCCCTGTCCGAGGCGGACCTCTTCTTCATCTCCGGGGTTGACCTGGAGCACTTCCTGGACTCCGCCGTCGACTCCACCGGCTTCAAGGGCACCATGGTGGTGACCTCCGGTGTCGCCGGAGCAGCCGACGTCGACGATCTCGCCGCCCAGCAGAAGAAGGAGGAGGACAAGCCCTACAAGGTCGACCGGGGCAGTGCCAAGGTCGAGGTCGCCAAGTGGCCCTTCCCCGCGGAGGAGGGGGAGAGCGAGCCCGAGTTCCGCTTCGACCCGCACGTGTGGACCTCCCCGAAGAACGCCATCGTCCAGGTCACCAACATCGGCGCCGCCCTGGAGAAGGCCGCACCCGACCAGGCCAGTGTGTTCCACAGCCACGTGGACGCCTACGTCGCCAGGCTCAAGAAGCTCGACGAGTGGGCGGCCAGCTCGCTGAACTCAGTGCCTCAGGACAAGCGGGTCCTGTTCACCAGCCACGACGCCTTCGGCTACTTCAGCAACGAGTTCGGCGTGAAGTTCGAGGGTGCGGCCCTGTCCGACTTCAACGCCCAGCAGGACGCCACCGCGGACAAGATCCAGGAGACCGCGGACAAGGTCAAGGCCTCCGGCGCCGTGGCCATCTTCGCCGAGAACTCCAACAACCCCAAGTCCGTCCAGAAGGTCGCCGAGGTCGCCGGGGTCAAGGCCGTCATCGGCGACGAGGCCCTCTACGGCGACTCCCTGGGCACCCCCGGCTCCGACGGCGAGACCTACATCGGCTCCATCCTCCACAACGTCTCCAACCTCACCAAGGCGTGGGGCGGCACGGTCACCGAGATTCCCGCCGACCTCGCCCAGTGGACCCCCAAGGCATCCGACGTCAAGTGA
- a CDS encoding metal ABC transporter ATP-binding protein: MTDSHDPAPASTDPVVTLEEASFSYGPSTVLTGVDGQLPAGQALALVGPNGSGKTTLMRALLGMVTISAGRVRVNGAAPGRAPRGSVGYVPQVSDLDPTFPVTVREVVQMGMYSQLGILRRPGAQTRRRALEALESVGLADRAERRFGTLSGGQQQRVLVARCVAARPRLILLDEPFNGLDQPNREALLSIITDLKTQDISLIISTHDLVLAQETCEQAALLAGRQVAFGPRDEVLVARYIDEAYGGHGTTRLLGLRSAADAGESQ; encoded by the coding sequence ATGACAGACTCCCACGATCCCGCACCCGCCTCGACCGATCCGGTCGTCACCCTGGAGGAGGCCTCCTTCTCCTACGGCCCCTCCACCGTGCTCACCGGCGTCGACGGCCAGCTCCCGGCCGGGCAGGCCCTCGCCCTCGTCGGCCCCAACGGCTCGGGCAAGACCACCCTCATGCGGGCCCTGCTCGGCATGGTGACCATCAGCGCCGGACGGGTGCGGGTCAACGGGGCGGCGCCGGGGCGAGCCCCACGGGGGTCTGTCGGATACGTCCCCCAGGTCAGCGACCTCGACCCCACCTTCCCCGTCACCGTGCGGGAGGTGGTGCAGATGGGCATGTACTCCCAGCTCGGCATCCTGCGGCGCCCCGGCGCGCAGACCCGTCGTCGGGCCCTGGAGGCCCTTGAGAGCGTCGGCCTGGCCGACCGCGCCGAACGCCGCTTCGGCACCCTGTCCGGCGGCCAGCAGCAGCGCGTCCTCGTGGCCCGCTGCGTGGCCGCCCGGCCCCGCCTCATCCTCCTCGACGAGCCCTTCAACGGCCTGGACCAGCCCAACCGCGAGGCCCTGCTGTCCATCATCACCGACCTCAAGACCCAGGACATCTCCCTGATCATCTCCACCCACGACCTCGTCCTGGCCCAGGAGACCTGCGAGCAGGCGGCGCTCCTGGCCGGGCGTCAGGTCGCCTTCGGGCCCCGCGACGAGGTCCTCGTGGCCCGATACATCGATGAGGCCTACGGCGGCCACGGCACCACCCGGCTGCTGGGCCTGCGCTCCGCGGCCGATGCGGGGGAGTCCCAGTGA
- a CDS encoding metal ABC transporter permease, whose protein sequence is MNGFMTLFSQALEQLRLAAVNVPGLASLADAPFLFRPLVMVVLLGVVAGVIGVIINLRSAEFSAEAMVHAVFPGIVAGAVYWGINAIIPAASVVAVAAALVLTLVSHRARRGEASEAGTAVVLTSFFSVGLILSLAKGDMSGQLEALMFGRLLEVTDERLAQALIVCAVALVLIVATWKEQVAYAFDRTGARASGLRLLALDLALNTAIAAAVVSASTAVGTLLVIGYLVIPGATARILASRVRTMVLVAIAVGVGGGYLGMLLMVLPATLDKPVSPQAAVALVMAAILLLAVGVTAARERLRGALRRARSARDSEASVAEGSRV, encoded by the coding sequence GTGAACGGCTTCATGACGCTCTTCAGCCAAGCACTCGAACAGCTGCGCCTGGCGGCCGTGAACGTCCCGGGCCTGGCGTCCCTGGCCGATGCCCCCTTCCTCTTCCGGCCCCTGGTCATGGTGGTGCTCCTGGGCGTCGTGGCCGGCGTCATCGGCGTCATCATCAACCTGCGCAGCGCCGAGTTCAGCGCCGAGGCCATGGTCCACGCCGTCTTCCCCGGGATCGTCGCCGGCGCCGTCTACTGGGGGATCAATGCCATCATCCCGGCCGCCTCCGTCGTGGCTGTCGCCGCGGCCCTGGTCCTGACGCTCGTCTCCCACCGGGCACGTCGGGGCGAGGCCTCAGAGGCCGGCACCGCCGTCGTGCTCACCAGCTTCTTCTCCGTCGGGCTCATCCTCTCCCTGGCCAAGGGCGACATGTCCGGCCAGCTCGAGGCCCTCATGTTCGGTCGCCTCCTGGAGGTCACCGATGAGCGCCTGGCCCAAGCCCTCATCGTGTGCGCCGTCGCGCTCGTGCTCATCGTGGCCACCTGGAAGGAGCAGGTCGCCTACGCCTTCGACCGCACCGGCGCCCGCGCCTCGGGGCTGCGGCTCCTCGCACTCGACCTGGCCCTCAACACCGCCATCGCGGCGGCGGTCGTCTCGGCCTCGACGGCGGTGGGCACCCTCCTCGTCATCGGCTACCTCGTCATCCCCGGAGCGACGGCGCGCATCCTCGCCTCCCGGGTGCGCACCATGGTCCTCGTCGCCATCGCCGTCGGCGTGGGCGGTGGCTACCTCGGCATGCTGCTCATGGTCCTGCCCGCGACCCTCGACAAGCCGGTCTCCCCGCAGGCCGCCGTGGCCCTGGTCATGGCCGCGATCCTCCTCCTCGCCGTCGGCGTCACCGCCGCACGTGAGCGGCTGCGTGGGGCGCTGCGGCGAGCCCGGTCTGCGCGGGACTCCGAGGCCTCGGTCGCCGAAGGGAGCCGAGTATGA
- a CDS encoding metal ABC transporter permease — MSIGLDILLLPIIEVVLMGLLAGLVGAIALVHRRIFFTESLTHATFPGAIVGVVVAAWISQALLGQRADFTLLSTLVLVGAGLMCLPMIWLMRRLSQIPGMTSQSAAGVVLTFGFALGYFLSKWFSPLPLKVDSFLAGSVLNVSRVDVIAVGVVLVLMVLVLLVAGRFLTFYSFDPLGYRASGLRPAWAEATVMLMITLTIVMLVPAVGTILPIALIAAPAAALAPWTSTMRRLLVAAPLLGAAIALAGLLVAVRLSLSAGGVIAVASGLVYLVSAVAHWAAMSRIRARIPVLR; from the coding sequence ATGAGCATCGGTCTCGACATCCTCCTGCTGCCCATCATCGAGGTCGTCCTCATGGGGCTGCTGGCCGGTCTGGTGGGAGCGATCGCGCTGGTCCACCGCAGGATCTTCTTCACCGAGTCGCTCACCCACGCGACCTTCCCCGGCGCGATCGTCGGCGTCGTCGTGGCCGCATGGATCTCGCAGGCACTCCTCGGCCAGCGCGCCGACTTCACCCTCCTGTCCACCCTGGTGCTCGTGGGGGCCGGTCTCATGTGCCTGCCGATGATCTGGCTCATGCGGCGGCTCTCGCAGATACCGGGCATGACGTCGCAGTCGGCGGCCGGAGTCGTCCTCACCTTCGGATTCGCCCTGGGCTACTTCCTCTCCAAGTGGTTCTCGCCGCTGCCCCTCAAGGTGGACTCCTTCCTGGCCGGATCCGTCCTCAACGTCAGCCGCGTGGACGTCATCGCCGTCGGCGTCGTCCTGGTACTGATGGTGCTCGTACTCCTCGTGGCCGGGCGGTTCCTCACCTTCTACAGCTTCGATCCGCTGGGCTACCGCGCCAGTGGCCTGCGTCCCGCCTGGGCCGAGGCCACCGTCATGCTCATGATCACGCTGACCATCGTCATGCTGGTGCCGGCTGTCGGCACGATCCTGCCCATCGCGCTCATCGCCGCCCCCGCGGCCGCTCTGGCTCCGTGGACCTCCACCATGCGCCGACTGCTGGTGGCGGCCCCGCTCCTCGGGGCGGCCATCGCTCTGGCGGGGTTGCTGGTCGCCGTCAGGCTGAGCCTGTCCGCCGGCGGTGTCATCGCCGTTGCCTCGGGGCTGGTCTACCTCGTCTCCGCCGTCGCCCACTGGGCCGCGATGAGCAGGATCCGGGCCAGGATCCCGGTCCTGCGTTGA
- a CDS encoding DUF6157 family protein has product MSSTNYTETFIRVAEDCPAQDAQEPPAGPAGKPPTIALLQYRLLSERPYELTSDDLLFEVHAIRRGIEPPERAAQREAFFAKPQACLRSSPLAKRYGWGFHHDGQGRVALVPLGSTRYQELSEDSSLTQLRAMRSRRAS; this is encoded by the coding sequence ATGAGCAGCACCAACTACACCGAGACATTCATCCGGGTTGCTGAGGACTGTCCGGCACAGGACGCGCAGGAGCCTCCTGCCGGCCCGGCGGGCAAACCGCCGACGATCGCTCTCCTCCAGTACCGGCTCCTCAGTGAGCGCCCCTACGAGCTGACCTCCGACGACCTGCTGTTCGAGGTGCACGCTATCCGGCGGGGCATCGAGCCCCCGGAGCGGGCCGCCCAGCGGGAGGCCTTCTTCGCCAAGCCCCAGGCCTGCCTGCGCTCCTCGCCGCTGGCCAAGCGCTACGGCTGGGGCTTCCACCATGATGGCCAGGGCCGGGTGGCGCTGGTCCCTCTCGGCTCGACGCGCTACCAGGAGCTTTCGGAGGACTCCTCACTCACTCAGCTCAGAGCCATGCGCTCGCGCCGCGCCTCCTGA
- a CDS encoding AraC family transcriptional regulator — translation MSADLDCGPREFPIRPQERTGVLAPDNLTRYHAHWVAPDPAVADVVDQYWHVSWNLGDQSVDQRIIDAPAVTLTVEEGDVPAPLVITGVQARAWHRTIHGRGRVFAIRLRPAGLAVLGALSPQRLANTALPLTEELDAGLHALMRGVAAHPTPQARARAADEAIRARLAHHPPSESGLLANRVVDELRSRLHRRTGDSLPAALHVSERTIQRCLRATLARGPRWVGHRIRLQEVVLALTARPDADLATIAADLGFADQSHLAGAFRAACGLSPSAYRRSLEVLING, via the coding sequence ATGTCAGCCGATCTGGACTGTGGCCCACGGGAGTTCCCGATCCGTCCGCAGGAGCGCACCGGGGTGCTGGCACCGGACAACCTCACCCGCTACCACGCGCACTGGGTGGCGCCCGATCCCGCGGTGGCCGACGTCGTCGACCAGTACTGGCACGTCTCATGGAACCTGGGCGACCAGAGCGTGGACCAGCGGATCATCGACGCCCCGGCCGTGACCCTGACGGTGGAGGAGGGAGATGTGCCCGCGCCCCTGGTGATCACCGGGGTCCAGGCCCGCGCCTGGCACCGCACGATCCACGGCCGTGGGAGGGTCTTCGCCATACGGCTGCGACCCGCGGGACTCGCTGTCCTCGGCGCCCTGTCGCCCCAGCGCCTGGCCAACACCGCGCTTCCCCTGACCGAGGAGCTGGACGCTGGACTGCACGCACTCATGCGCGGGGTCGCAGCCCACCCCACGCCCCAGGCCCGCGCCCGGGCCGCCGATGAGGCGATCCGAGCACGACTGGCCCACCACCCGCCCTCGGAGAGCGGCCTGCTGGCCAACCGGGTGGTCGACGAGCTGCGCTCCCGACTTCACCGACGCACAGGCGACTCCCTGCCCGCGGCCTTGCACGTCAGCGAGCGCACGATCCAACGCTGCCTGCGCGCCACCCTGGCACGCGGGCCGAGATGGGTGGGGCACCGCATCAGGCTCCAGGAAGTGGTTCTGGCGCTCACAGCGCGCCCCGACGCCGACCTGGCCACCATCGCCGCCGATCTCGGCTTCGCCGACCAGTCCCACCTGGCGGGCGCCTTCAGGGCCGCCTGTGGACTGAGCCCCAGCGCCTACCGACGCAGCCTTGAGGTCCTCATCAACGGATGA
- a CDS encoding phospho-sugar mutase, producing the protein MTRGPVDVYDDAAVNAWIQDDPDPVTRAELTDLLAAARSEGERAESARATLGDAFSGTLVFGTAGLRGRLGGGPNRMNRVVVIRAAAGLSAYLKDRLGEGFSVVIGYDARHNSEQFARDTAAVVTGAGGRAILFESPCPTPVLAFALRHLEADAGVMVTASHNPPQDNGYKVYLGGRAVTDSGQGAQIVPPYDTQIAAAIDAVGPVESVPRPQSGWETIDPAIREEYVERAAQAARMKAPAPVRIVLTAMHGVGGATCREVLARVGFTDVVEVAEQFEPDPDFPTVAFPNPEEPGALDLALDKAREVDADLVIANDPDADRCSAAVPDEDAPGGWRQLTGDEVGALLGEQAAELAAFAGNGVLACSVVSSRLLRRIAQSHGLGFRRTLTGFKWISREPGLVFGYEEALGYCVDPAAVRDKDGISASVRLAVLTSVLKQQGRTLQDLLDRLAREHGLHATSPLSMRVEDLGIITETMERLRSGGAPAKLAGSPVTTTVDLLDGVSDGNGGTLPPTNGLVWVTASDDRVVVRPSGTEPKLKCYCEVILPVGDASVAEVREAAAERLEAIKADLRGVLGIAA; encoded by the coding sequence ATGACCCGAGGCCCCGTAGACGTATACGACGACGCTGCCGTGAACGCCTGGATCCAGGATGATCCGGATCCTGTCACCCGCGCCGAGCTCACTGATCTCCTGGCTGCCGCTCGTTCTGAGGGCGAGCGGGCCGAGTCAGCGCGGGCGACCCTCGGTGACGCCTTCAGCGGCACGCTCGTCTTCGGTACAGCCGGTTTGCGCGGCCGCCTGGGCGGCGGCCCCAACCGGATGAACCGGGTCGTCGTCATTCGGGCTGCTGCGGGTCTGTCCGCTTACCTCAAGGACCGTCTCGGCGAGGGTTTCAGCGTCGTCATCGGTTACGACGCCCGTCACAACTCCGAGCAGTTCGCCCGCGATACGGCCGCGGTGGTCACGGGCGCGGGCGGGCGAGCGATTCTCTTCGAGTCGCCCTGCCCCACCCCGGTCCTCGCCTTCGCGCTGCGGCACCTGGAGGCCGACGCCGGGGTCATGGTGACCGCCTCGCACAACCCGCCGCAGGACAATGGCTACAAGGTCTACCTGGGCGGACGGGCCGTGACCGACTCGGGTCAGGGAGCCCAGATCGTTCCTCCCTACGACACTCAGATCGCGGCGGCGATCGACGCCGTCGGTCCGGTCGAGTCCGTGCCCCGCCCGCAGTCGGGGTGGGAGACGATCGACCCGGCTATTCGTGAGGAGTATGTCGAGCGGGCCGCTCAGGCGGCCCGGATGAAGGCCCCCGCCCCGGTGAGGATCGTGCTGACGGCGATGCACGGCGTGGGTGGGGCCACCTGCCGTGAGGTGCTTGCCCGGGTCGGGTTCACCGACGTCGTCGAAGTGGCTGAGCAGTTCGAACCCGATCCCGACTTCCCGACGGTCGCCTTCCCCAACCCGGAGGAGCCCGGGGCCCTGGACCTGGCGCTGGACAAGGCCCGGGAGGTGGACGCGGATCTGGTGATCGCCAACGACCCCGATGCCGACCGCTGCTCGGCCGCCGTCCCGGACGAGGACGCTCCCGGCGGCTGGCGCCAGCTGACCGGAGACGAGGTCGGCGCGCTCCTGGGCGAGCAGGCCGCCGAGCTGGCTGCGTTCGCCGGCAACGGGGTCCTGGCCTGCTCCGTGGTCTCCTCGCGGTTGCTGCGCCGGATCGCCCAGTCCCACGGGCTGGGGTTCCGCCGCACCCTGACGGGGTTCAAGTGGATCAGCCGGGAACCGGGCCTGGTCTTCGGTTATGAGGAGGCGCTGGGCTACTGCGTGGATCCTGCCGCGGTGCGGGACAAGGACGGCATCTCCGCCTCGGTGAGGTTGGCGGTGCTGACCTCCGTGCTCAAGCAGCAGGGGCGGACGCTGCAGGACCTGCTCGACCGGTTGGCCCGTGAGCACGGCCTGCACGCCACGAGCCCGCTGAGCATGCGGGTCGAGGACCTCGGCATCATCACCGAGACCATGGAGCGCCTGCGTTCGGGCGGGGCCCCGGCCAAGCTCGCCGGTTCCCCGGTCACCACGACGGTGGACCTGCTCGACGGCGTCTCGGACGGCAACGGCGGCACGCTGCCCCCCACGAACGGGCTGGTGTGGGTGACGGCCTCGGACGACCGCGTCGTCGTGCGCCCCTCGGGGACCGAGCCCAAGCTCAAGTGCTACTGCGAGGTGATCCTGCCGGTGGGTGACGCCTCGGTGGCCGAGGTGCGCGAGGCGGCCGCCGAGCGTCTGGAGGCCATCAAGGCAGACCTGCGTGGTGTACTGGGGATCGCCGCCTGA